One segment of Deltaproteobacteria bacterium DNA contains the following:
- a CDS encoding sigma-70 family RNA polymerase sigma factor: protein MAERQHIAQALSSLKPQHREVIALYVGENLCGEEIAKILGVEVKTVWTRLHRAREALNKALGGVIKLIA from the coding sequence ATAGCAGAACGTCAACATATTGCACAGGCTTTATCATCATTAAAACCGCAGCATCGCGAAGTAATCGCTTTGTATGTTGGTGAAAATTTATGCGGTGAAGAAATAGCTAAGATTCTTGGGGTTGAAGTTAAAACAGTATGGACAAGATTACATCGGGCTCGTGAGGCGTTAAATAAAGCATTGGGAGGGGTTATTAAGTTGATCGCTTAA
- a CDS encoding MerR family DNA-binding transcriptional regulator — MYSIGEFSRITGISIKALRFYHEKQILIPAVIDEQTNYRYYNSKDINSSTCFNLS; from the coding sequence GTGTATAGCATTGGTGAATTCTCAAGGATAACTGGCATTTCAATTAAGGCTTTACGCTTTTATCACGAAAAACAAATATTAATTCCAGCGGTTATCGATGAACAAACTAATTATCGATATTATAATAGTAAAGATATAAATTCGAGCACGTGCTTTAACCTATCTTAA
- a CDS encoding IPT/TIG domain-containing protein, translated as MKYYVFCLAIIIAGCTNHNDDSRCNENPPCSDGFSCVNGKCRQNCIVDKNCALKSEACIDGYCQAGANQCASDTDCINPSVCKTTNGAECWGGACHYPLQAPGSECSDGDVCTLNDRCTAQGECIGDTGCTTPSATNPGIIEVNEDGSVEFVLTATDNEDEEESLLISITKAPTHGTLKPQSGSAPLKVKYIPQSDYNGLDELTFTASDNMSLVSQPQKVIINVKATNDPPTANNLSFVLEANGTIGGNLSANDIDGDLIVYNLVDTPIGGEVTLLNTATGQFQFVADESFECTGSFIYTASDGQLTSAPITVLIEQQPQVTSLFPQSGTTGLPLVVSGEHFCKTPGEVNIGGRPATVIMWTDKLITVIVPKDNISGVQDIIVTTSRNQSSTPANYEIKPWINYVEPLWIGNNEELLLSGNGLGATAGSVNIGGINAEIIDWSNTSVRILVPDESASGRQVVVLMTATGESSNVLTVTISGPDLWKPSKFPEGRKYHTTAWTGTELIVWGGYIGSNPQNSGWRYNQASGTWTTISTASAPEARYQHAAVWTGTKLIVWGGYNFSGVFNTGGQYNPKTDVWTPMNTNFAPEARYQHTAVWTGTELIVWGGNDLNSNLLNTGGRYDPKEDKWTAISTTDAPIARNNHTAVWTGTELIVWGGNDLNSNLLNTGGRYDPQTDTWKALNITDAPQARRYHTAVWTGNEMLVWGGDVSRTGSVINTGGRYKPIEDKWTAISTTNAPQARRIHSAVWTNTELLVWGGYNGSKFFNTGGRYDPIEDQWTAISTDVAPEARGEHSAIWTGNEMLVWGGDIISKDIATGGQYNPTTDKWTSMTTADPPEARRLPTAVWTGAELLVWGGYGTSNTLNSGGRYDLATNMWTPMSTAGVPTARYSHTAVWTGTQMLVWGGNNGSNYLNTGGIYNPTNNEWTPISTSGAPAARYHHTAVWCGDTMLIWGGYSGSSYLNTGGIYDVTNNQWTDMNITGAPEARDQHVAVWTGDKLLVWGGYSSSSDFLNTGGIYDPSMDQWTPINTTGAPEARYYHSVVWTGDKMIVWGGYGDGNKYLDTGGIYDPTMDQWTDMNITGAPEPRAYHRAVWTGMQMLVWGGSSSSSGFINIGGRYNPTNNEWTAMSTTNVPVARIYHIAVWTGAELIVWGGYNGGNIDSMGMYYP; from the coding sequence ATGAAGTATTATGTTTTTTGTCTAGCCATAATTATAGCGGGTTGCACTAATCACAATGACGACTCACGCTGTAATGAAAATCCTCCATGCTCGGATGGCTTTTCGTGCGTTAATGGAAAATGTCGACAGAACTGTATTGTTGATAAGAACTGTGCGCTTAAATCAGAAGCGTGTATTGATGGATACTGCCAAGCCGGCGCTAATCAGTGCGCTAGCGATACTGATTGTATAAACCCTAGTGTATGCAAAACCACTAACGGTGCCGAATGTTGGGGCGGAGCCTGTCATTATCCACTGCAAGCACCTGGTAGTGAATGCAGCGATGGTGATGTATGTACTCTCAATGACCGCTGTACTGCTCAAGGTGAATGTATTGGCGATACGGGATGTACTACTCCTTCTGCTACTAATCCTGGAATTATCGAAGTAAACGAAGACGGCAGCGTAGAATTCGTATTGACCGCAACAGATAATGAAGATGAAGAGGAGTCACTATTAATTAGCATCACTAAGGCCCCGACTCACGGTACGCTTAAACCTCAATCAGGATCAGCCCCACTGAAGGTGAAATATATACCGCAGTCTGATTACAATGGTCTTGATGAACTCACGTTTACTGCCTCTGACAACATGTCTTTAGTATCGCAACCACAAAAAGTTATTATAAATGTGAAAGCAACAAACGATCCACCGACAGCAAATAATTTATCTTTTGTCCTTGAAGCTAATGGTACTATAGGCGGTAACTTAAGCGCTAATGATATTGATGGTGATCTAATCGTATATAATCTCGTAGACACCCCAATAGGTGGCGAGGTAACCCTATTAAACACTGCTACCGGGCAATTTCAATTTGTCGCCGACGAATCGTTTGAATGTACAGGGAGCTTCATATATACTGCAAGCGACGGGCAATTGACTAGTGCGCCGATAACAGTATTAATTGAGCAACAACCACAGGTAACCAGTTTATTTCCGCAAAGCGGCACTACCGGATTACCATTAGTGGTCAGCGGTGAGCACTTTTGTAAGACGCCGGGTGAAGTAAATATTGGTGGACGGCCAGCTACAGTTATAATGTGGACTGATAAGTTAATAACCGTCATTGTTCCTAAAGACAATATTAGTGGCGTTCAAGATATAATAGTAACAACAAGTCGCAACCAATCCAGCACCCCAGCAAATTACGAAATTAAGCCATGGATAAATTATGTCGAACCATTATGGATTGGTAATAATGAAGAACTATTATTATCGGGTAACGGTTTAGGCGCAACTGCTGGTAGCGTTAATATTGGTGGTATCAATGCAGAAATAATAGATTGGAGTAATACAAGCGTACGAATTTTAGTGCCAGACGAATCTGCAAGTGGGCGACAGGTGGTGGTTTTAATGACAGCTACAGGAGAAAGTAGCAATGTGTTGACGGTAACCATAAGCGGCCCTGATTTATGGAAGCCTTCTAAATTTCCAGAAGGACGTAAATATCATACGACAGCGTGGACTGGTACTGAGCTGATAGTCTGGGGTGGATATATCGGCAGCAACCCTCAAAACAGCGGCTGGCGTTACAACCAAGCAAGCGGCACTTGGACTACTATAAGCACTGCTAGCGCCCCAGAAGCCCGATATCAGCACGCAGCTGTATGGACTGGCACTAAGCTGATAGTTTGGGGTGGATATAATTTTAGTGGTGTTTTTAATACCGGTGGTCAATACAACCCCAAAACTGATGTCTGGACCCCCATGAATACTAACTTTGCCCCAGAAGCCCGGTATCAGCACACAGCTGTATGGACTGGCACTGAGCTGATAGTCTGGGGAGGAAATGACCTCAACAGCAATCTTTTAAACACTGGCGGTCGTTATGACCCTAAAGAAGATAAGTGGACAGCTATAAGTACAACAGATGCTCCAATAGCCCGTAATAACCACACAGCCGTGTGGACTGGTACTGAGCTGATAGTCTGGGGAGGAAATGACCTCAACAGCAATCTTTTAAACACTGGGGGTCGATACGATCCCCAAACTGACACTTGGAAAGCTTTGAATATAACCGATGCTCCTCAAGCTCGCCGTTATCACACAGCGGTGTGGACTGGTAATGAAATGTTAGTCTGGGGTGGAGATGTTAGCCGTACTGGTAGCGTCATAAATACTGGCGGTCGCTATAAACCTATAGAAGATAAGTGGACAGCTATAAGTACAACCAATGCTCCACAAGCTCGCCGTATTCACTCAGCAGTATGGACCAACACAGAACTATTAGTTTGGGGGGGATATAACGGTAGCAAGTTTTTTAATACCGGCGGTCGCTATGACCCTATAGAAGACCAGTGGACAGCTATAAGTACAGATGTTGCCCCCGAAGCCCGGGGTGAGCATTCAGCAATATGGACTGGCAATGAAATGTTGGTCTGGGGTGGAGATATCATTAGCAAAGATATTGCTACCGGCGGTCAATACAACCCAACAACTGACAAATGGACATCAATGACAACAGCCGATCCCCCTGAAGCTCGCCGTCTTCCTACAGCAGTGTGGACCGGTGCTGAGCTGCTGGTCTGGGGCGGATATGGTACTAGCAACACTTTAAATAGTGGTGGTCGTTATGACCTAGCAACTAACATGTGGACTCCGATGAGCACTGCTGGTGTCCCAACAGCCCGTTATAGTCATACAGCGGTGTGGACCGGCACGCAAATGTTGGTTTGGGGCGGAAATAACGGTAGCAATTATCTAAACACTGGCGGTATCTACAACCCAACAAACAACGAGTGGACACCGATAAGTACTTCAGGTGCCCCAGCCGCCCGTTATCATCACACCGCGGTGTGGTGCGGCGACACGATGTTAATTTGGGGCGGATATAGTGGTAGCAGTTATTTAAATACTGGTGGTATCTACGATGTAACAAACAACCAGTGGACAGATATGAACATTACTGGTGCCCCAGAAGCCCGTGATCAGCATGTGGCGGTGTGGACCGGTGATAAGCTGTTAGTTTGGGGTGGATATAGCAGTAGTAGCGATTTTTTGAATACCGGTGGTATCTATGATCCATCAATGGACCAGTGGACACCTATAAACACTACTGGTGCACCCGAAGCCCGCTATTACCATTCAGTAGTGTGGACCGGCGATAAGATGATAGTTTGGGGTGGATATGGCGATGGTAATAAATATTTAGATACTGGTGGTATCTATGATCCAACAATGGACCAGTGGACAGATATGAACATTACTGGTGCCCCAGAACCCCGCGCTTACCATAGAGCGGTATGGACCGGCATGCAGATGTTGGTCTGGGGCGGAAGTAGCAGTAGTAGTGGTTTTATTAACATCGGCGGTCGCTATAATCCAACAAATAATGAGTGGACAGCCATGAGTACTACCAATGTACCGGTAGCACGTATTTACCACATAGCGGTATGGACTGGTGCTGAGCTCATAGTTTGGGGTGGATATAATGGTGGAAATATTGATAGCATGGGGATGTACTATCCATAG